Genomic segment of Prionailurus viverrinus isolate Anna chromosome B4, UM_Priviv_1.0, whole genome shotgun sequence:
gtagagcctgtgactcttttttttttttttttttttttttaatttagttttgttttttaatttttttaaacgttttttatttatttttgagacagggagagacagagcatgaacaggggagggtcagagagagggagacacagaatccgaaacaggctccaggctctgagctgtcagcacagggcccgacgcggggctcgaactcacggagtgcgagatcatgacctgagccgaagtcggccgcttaaccgactgagccacccaggcaccccgagcctatgactcttaatctcagggttttgagagagacagggagcaagcggcggaggagcagacagagagggagagagaattccaagcaggctccggcctatcactgcagagcccaaagacgatggggggctcaaactcacaaacctcgcgatcatgacctgagcccaagtccaagagtcagacgcttaaccgactgagccacccaggtgccccttaacctcagggttgtgagtttaagccccatggggggcatggagcctacataaaattaaaaaaaacaaaactgtagtcTATATTTGCaatttatactttataaaacGTACATTATTTTCTCTCCACCCCACGGTGGTGATGTAAGCAGGGTTGGTGTTATCATTATGTACGAGCTCAGCAAACTGCATCAAGCAGCCCAGAGTTACTCGGCAGTTGGCTGAGTTGGGCTTCAAATCTATCTCCTTATTTCAAGGTTCTTTCCACCGCACAGTACCAGCTCTCCAGGTTCTGGAAACATCTCCACTCTGCTCCCAGCTAACCATTTTGTTTACATGTCCACTGGGTTTGGTTCCCGGAGTTTTACTGCAGAACGGAAAGGGTGTTCACTGTAGCACTGTTCGCAAGAGTTGACACGTATCTGAATGTCTATCAGCAGGGggatgattaaataaattacaggccattcattctggaaacactATACAGTTGTTAAAAGGAATGTGGTTAGATCTGCTATTACTGACACAGGATATACGGTTAGATGAAAGAAGCAAATTGCTAGGGCAGTAACGTGTAATATGATTACGTgtttgaaaaaaagtaaattaaaatgaagctataaacgtacacacacacacgcacatatacataTGTCTGCGTATACACAGAAAAGGTCTAGAAGGCTACTCCTTAAGTGGCATGTcacagctttttttaaaaaaataatttttaaaattgtttatttatttatttggagagagagagagagagagagacagacagacagagtgagcaccagcaggggaggggcagagagggagagggagagagagaatcccaagccgactctgtGCTGTTGCCgggacgcggggctccatcccacgaaccgtgagatcacgacctgagttgaaaccaagaggtggacgcttaaccgactgagccacccaggcgtcttgCATGTAAtagctttttaatgaaaaaataaacaacaggggcacctgggtggctcaggcggttaagcgtctgactttggctcaggtcatgatctcaaggtttgtgggttcgagccccgcatcgggctctgtgctgacagctcggagcctggagcctgcttcggattctgtgtcttcctctctctctgccccacccctgcttgcactctgtctctctctgtctcaaaaatgaataaacattaaaaaaaaaattaaaacaaaagaaaaaggaaacaacaaccaAGTAAACTTAAGTTCAGGAAGCCTGGCAAAAAAAGGGGGTAAATGGCTTATAGCTTTCCCACCATCATCTCCTGTTCCTACCCTgcttctctcctgtctccctgtccAAATAAAGGAATAATGATAttactctcttccttcccttctcagaCATGGAAGGACTGTAACACCATTTTTCGTTCAGGCGGGAGGCTTAGGGTACGGGACCACAGTAAGATTTGAGGCTCCACCCAAATCCTAACCAACAGCAAATGAACTTCAAGATCTATTTTGCCTATTTACCCTTTTTTGGTTCTTGTTAACCCAGATACCTGTCGGTTTCCTTGTGACCCCTGTTTCCAGGCTAAATCTCTTATCACTGAGGCATCAGATCCTTTGCCACTTCAGTCTGCCAACCTACTTATTTGCTCTAAGCTTGCCCAACAAAGGGCGGCTCCCCCAGTTCTCCTTTCTATGGGAACCCGCCCTGGAAGTctgctccctttctccttccttctctttcatgtgCCTGGGCCAACGGGGTGGAGTGAGACTCTGAGAGCGATGTACGATGGCAGAAAAAACACAGGCTCTGGAGTAAACCAGACCTGGCACAAAATCCTGCCTTGGCCTTTATTAGGCACATGACCTTGGGAGAATTTAATCTCTGTACATTTCTTCATTGCCCCGAACGTCAGTTTTTGCTTCtccaaaatgagaataaaaccTGTTCACAGAGCTGTGAGTAGGAATAAGCAAGATGAAAAAGGTGGGGGGGTCTGATTCAGAGTGAAGACAACCTAGGATGTGGCTGTGTAATTAGGTGGCAAAAGAGATGGGCTTAACCTGgcgaggggcagggggagacacagcccacAATGCCAGTTTCCACTCCACCCTGCTTTCAATAGGGCggcctgtgtgctgggcacagcAGGCACAATGCCTAGGGTCTACAGGACTTTAGGGGCCCATCAAAGTGTTTTCTGAGGATTTTAATTGTAGcgatttaaatttcttttaaaatcagaagaaatggaATGTTAGGTCAAGGAAACTGTCATATTGTTATATCAatcaattattaattataaatataaaataatggtttAATTATATCAATATTATGTTCTTCTTTATACCAACACGGTTGTAAAACAATTTTTCAATTAGCAATAGTCACACCTTCAATATCAGAGCGTTGGCTGTGATACAGCCACTATGCAAGCTTAAAAACtacaattttatgtaaatgtaaatatattttttaatggaggaaTGGGCTCACAAAGGCAAAAGTACCAAGGGCCTCTGAAAGCCATAATGTGTCCTCACTTTCAACACTCCCAAAGGATCTCCTTTAGGACATCTTTATAGATTAGGGAAAAGGGATGTGAGGCGGCATAGGTGGGGAGGCGGGGAAGCCACAAGCAAGACTCTCAATTATCCCATCCTTCAAAGTACAAGCCCTCCCCCTGTCTGTGATTTCCCTGTCCCTGTCAAGGAACTTTTGTTTGCTTGAACCCCATGAATGGGGGGCTGTATGATACATCCCAGAATACCACTTCATTCATGTCGCTCGTTGGCTCAAGAATACAAGTATAAAACTCAACAACCACAAAACCAGCCAATTAAAAAACGGCCAAGGACTTGAATCGACATATCTGCAAAGgagatatgcaaaaaaaaaaaaaaaaaaaaaaaaaagaagagtgctgttaaggatgcagagaaattggaacctttgtgcGTCGATGGTAAACAGTATGGCcgctcttcaaaaaattaaacagaatcaCCACAGGATCCAGCAAGTTCACTACTGGGAatgtacccaaaagaactgaaagcaggtaCTCGAGAAGTCATTCATATTCACAGCAGccttattcacagtagccaaaaggtgaaagcaatctattgatgggtgaatggatacacaaaatgatgtatcatatatacatgcataatgATGTATGTGTgctattattcagccttaaaaggagagaaattctgacacatggtgCAGCATGGATGAACCCTAGACATGTTAAGAGagccagacagaaaaggacaaatattgtatgattccacttacatgaggtacctcgTCAAATTTCTACAGATAGAAAGTATATTGCTGGTCATTAGGCGCTGGAGGGTGGGGCAGTGGGGGGTTATTGCTTAATCAATACACAGTTTCAGTGTGGGAAGATGACAAAGTTCTAGAGATGGGCCGTCACGATgcttgcacaacagtgtgaatgttaATCAGTATTTAATACCACTGGGCTACCAAAACGTGGTTAAAATCGTAACATTTATAGTATCTGTATTTTACCACaaattgaaaaaaggaaagaaaagaatttaccCAGGTCCTAATTCCTCAGTTAGCTGCCCAAGCATCACCTCTTTTCCCTCGGGGAGGTTTATTCTCGCggtcctctgccctctcctccagAACACCGTCCGGGACAAGTGCAGTCTTGGTGGTTTTGCACAAGGCACGAACCTGATCCGGAACACCCACTGTGCCCTTCTTGCTGTGTACAAACCTCATCGATTCTTTAAGCGTAAGCACTCCATCCCATTCCCCACTCACGAAGCCCTTGCTGACCAATCTGGACTTCTAGCCActtctccctttcctcatctCTCACTGGACAAACACATTGTGAATAGTGCGCATCACCAGTTACAGAGGACACTGTCTTAGACTTCCCTGGGGTTGTCGCATGCCACATCAGTATAGTAGATAATGTCATCAGTATAGTAGATAATGTCGGTCCTAATGACGAATGAGGCTGTGTATATGAAAACAAAGGTGTATAGACCAACCAAggttttgtccccccccccccccaccccccgaccctaAATGAGTACACAACGAAAACACAATCAGTGACTATCTGATGGTTTGTCTGGCTCAGCTTGGTTACGGAACAAAAGGCGGGAATCTGTTCTCAGAGTGAGGAGAGGTGGATCCCTGCCTGCAAGAAACAATGGGTTTTGATCCTGGAGCGTAGCATCAGAGGAGTGGAATTAAAAagcaggcaggggcacctgggtggctcagctggttaagtgtccgacttcggctcaggtcatgatctcacgatctgggagtttaagccccacattgggctctggactctgggctgacagcgcagagcctgcttgtctccctctctctgctcctcccccgcgctccctctctcaaaaataaataaacatttaaaaaaacaaaacaaaaacagacagaaTTCCTTTCCAGGAAAATGTGGGTCTCTAACAAGCACTTGTTTGTTACCAAtgttactgagtgcttactagaTATGAGACACTGTTGCTAGGTGTTTTATATGGGGTATCTCATAATAACCTCCCAAGATAGGCActatttcccacattttacagatgagaaaactggagcTTTGAGGGTAGATCACTCACTCAACGTCACAAAGTTTTAAGTGGCAGTGTCGGGGACCAGCGCAGGTCCCCATGATTTCAGATTCAAACCGCACCAAAGTAACCACTCTGGTTGCCCTCTGGGCCTTCCAGGCCCTTTGGAGGTGAGCACGGAGATCTGGGCTGAGGCCTCAGGGAAttccaggcctgggctgggggtaGACGAATGTCTCTCCCATTAGTATTAGGAAAGGCCTTCACCTACCTCCTGGAGAAGGCGTGGTTAGCAGGCTAGTCATCGCAGCAAGTGGAGAGAGAGCAGATCTGTGGGAAGAGGGACAAAGACGGCATGAGGTGGATGGGCCCCTACCTGGCGCTGGAGAGCCTTTGGGGCCAGGTTTCCGTGGGTCCCTTCGCTCAGGGGGCTAGTCCTAAACCCTTCTCTTTGGGTTTCCCTGAGCACATCTTCGGGCTGGAGGTACCAAGAGCAGAGCCGAGATCTCTGGTACTTGGCGGACGCTGCCTTTGAACGTGCCACCCCGAGATCCTTTCACTCGGCCACCAACCACATTTACCTAAGGGATCTCTCCCGGCCTGAGAAAGTTAGGCGAAGGTATGCAAATTAGCAGCGCACCCAGTTTCGACCGGCCACAGGCAACTGGTGCTCTGCGCTTCGCGAGCCTGGCGGCTGCGCCCAGCCGTCCACTAGGGGTCAGGAGAGGGCCGGGAGGGCAGGACGCACCGGCTCCCGGGCCCGCGTGGGGGCAGGGccggggcctgggggcggggagccAGGCACCAGAACGTGGAGGTGAGGGGCCTCAGTCGCCTTCGGGCCCGTCCCCGACCAGCCGCCGTCGGGCCCTGGCCCGCTCCCCTCAGTCGTCCCTTCCCCGTCACGCTGCGCCGTCCGCGCACCCCCTGCCGCACCCCGCCCGCCGGCCACTAACGCCGAGCCCCTCTTGGCCCCGCGCGGACGTCGGGGCTGGCGCGGCGTGGACCCGGCGACTCGgcctcggccccgcccctccagcgTTACCGGCACACGGCTCCCGGGGCAGCCCGCGGCGCGTGGGACCGGCCGTCCGGGGCGGGCGTTTCCGAGCGGCCGCGACGGGAGGCTCCGGCCGCTCTGGGCTGGCGTCGCTCCCGCGGCCGAGGCGACTGCCGTGTGCTCGCGGCCCCCGGGTTCGGCCGGGCCTCCCGCCCtccccaggtgccctcctccgcGTGCTCACCTTCCCAGTCGGACGGGCTGCCGCGGAAAGGGCCCGGCGCCGCTCCGCGCGTCCTTTTGAACTCTCCGGGGGGCGGGAACGGCGGAGATTCGCCGAGGGCCGCCGAGGGACACCGAGCGGGAGGAAGCCGCGGACCGGGGCGCGGAGCTAGCTGCGGAGGCCGgccgggagtgggggtgggggggccggcCGACTGGGTGGgacaggaaaagaggagagaaaccGCCCTCTGCAGGTTCCCTCTGCCCGCCCGGCCGCCGCTGCTCCCCCGGGAGGAAAGGCTGCTTTTCCTCGTCCGATTGTCACTTTCCTCTCCATCCGGAGCCGCTTCCCCCCTCGTCCCGAGGCTCCAGACGGCGTGGGATCGGAACTGGGATAACTGAGATCTGTCCGCTTTCCCCCCGATCGACGGAATTTGAACTCCCAGCAAATGCGGAAAATCACGTTTACTTGCGTTTGCGTATCATTTACGTAAACAGGTCCGCGTCCAGAAAGCTTGGAGCTTCCCGCGGCCGGGAAGCCGGGAGGCtcggagggggagggagggaagcgggGCCCCATCCGGATCTTCCTCCTCTGACATTCTTCCGAGGCTGTATAGTATAGAGGGTAAGAGCGTCACGGACTTTCGATTCAAACGGTCCCAGCGCCGCGGCTTGTTAGCTGTATGACTTTTGGGCGAATTACTTAACATCTCTAAAATCtgttctctcatccctgaaatgaaGCCATTTCACGGCCACACTTCTAGCACCTGGTAAGAATCTCAACCTGTTAATCAGTGCCACCCTTAAGCCATCTTGACTCACTTCTCTGTGGCAGGAAATGTTCTCATATTAATGAACTCAATGACTAAGGATGTAATAGTATAAACACAGGCTCTGCCATCCGccctgctgtgtgatcttggacaagcgACCTTGGTTTCATTTCTCCATCTAGGGCAGTACCTCTTTCTTGGAGTTACTGGGGGTGGTGGAGGATGGAATGTTAATACACCTAAAGCATTAGAAcattacctggcacatagtaagtgctcaataaatggtagccatTTTTATATTGACTTCCTACTTAGAATTCAAGTGGTTTATTCTGCCTTCCATTCCAGTGATACAGACTTCCTTGCTTCCTTATTCCAGTGAGGAGTTCTCTGGTTTTGGAAATCAGTATTTATATACACTGATGGACCGATCTTGTGCATGTTCATTTGGGGAACAAAGACTGACGGAGAAAGTCTCAGAGAATAGAGGCATAGtgtgagaaaaaaagcaaagacacaAATAAGGGTAGTTGCTTTCATTCCTAAAGATATTATTTGGTTGgtaaaaaacagagggaaaagagTAAGTTgatgaaattcattttatttaaatatatctttaaagGCACAGTAGGTATCAGTGAGGCAAAAGAAAGCCCATGTGTGGGAAAACTACCAATCCAgccaagaaaagacaaagaaagtaaCATGGAGGCAAGATGTATATAAGTTAgccggtgcctgggtggctcagtcggttaagaatctgacttcggctcaggtcaggatcttatggctcgtgagttcaagccccatgtccagctctgtgctgacagctcagagcctggagcctgcctcggattctgtgtccccctctctgcccctcccccactagcggtCTGTAACCTCAAAAGGTTTGCAGGTACGTGATTTTATCCGTGTTGGCACGTACCTACCattcattttaaaagcataaacatgcagaagaaggagATCCAATATGCATATGCTCAGCACCTAATTGAGCATAAAACAGCAATACCGTAAGCATCTGGTGTATTCTGTTCTTCGGTATAGCCTATATATCCTGGATGTGTCATGTTTCCAGTGTTCTCTAGGTATCTCACCTAGTCTGTCAATACTGTCCTTCACATTACTGGAAGGCAGGGACTGGGTGATGTTCTTGCAATTGATTTTATATGGAGATGCATACAGACAGATGACGAATGGAGCCTCATTGGTGGTGAGTGTTCTCTAAGGATTAAATGCTAAACTTCAGAAACTGGAGCAGCCATTCTTTGGTCAACAGACCTCAGGGGCCTCAGGGCAGGGAATAAGAGATACTCATCTCTGCCCAAGGTATTGGCTTCTAGCCCCTTCTTGTGCTGCTGCCAGGACGGCAGTCTTCTCAATCCTAGCCTTTCCCCTGGACAACTTTACCGTTTTGTAAATCAGGGTAAACGGTTTGGTTCCTCGTCGGGACTATCTTGCCTAAATAAGCAAAATTCTTCGTTAATGCCCAGCATACTGGCCCTTTCCCCTGTCTTCCTGGAACCTCCTGTAGGACCATATGCAGATGAAGTGTCCATCTCACAATCTAGTAAATATCTGCACGTCAGTAGTGCCTCTGTGGTACCACTTTGGgtgcttccccccccctccccccccctttagACTATAAGTCCCTGGAAGTCCTCTCCGGCACACCCCTTTCCTAGGCAGGAAAGCCTTGCGGAGAAAAGGCATGAATTGGATTTTGCCAGATGAATGTGGAAGGGGCAATTCCAAGCAGGTCATGGAAAGCCTTGGACAGCTAAGGGCCTGTATTCCCAGCGTCACCCCTGCCGGTAGCCCTGGAGCATCGCTCCCGGTTGTGATTCTGAGTGCCGCAGGGATGGGATGCCTTCTAGGAGAGGTGTTAAAATACAGGCAGAAGGGCTCGTACAGGGCGGCATGCAACCTCTTGTCCGTTTTGGCAGGAGCGACCTTTTGAAGGCTTTCAAGTAAGACCAGCGGGATTAGCTCTTAGAAAAACAACTCCTAAATACAAACCCTGATTTCCAGCTCCCCAACAGACGCATTTGCTGGAAGGTCCTGCAAGTTCTCGAGCTCCTTGTAGCCCGTGGTTGTAGGGGACACCCAATAAACCGCGCAGAAAGCGTACACTTTGATCAGTTCTGACACGTGTGGGTACTCATTAAACGATCACAATACCGTGGATGTTTCCATCGCTCTAGAAGTGTCTTTGTGCTTCTTTGTCTTCCATCTTCATTACCACCGCCTCGTCGTCCCACCACCCCCACTGATCTCCCTGTCATCATAGACGCTAACCTGCCTCTCCATCAACTGGGCCAGATTCTTTCTCCAGGCAGTCTGAGTCTGCAAAGGACACAGTGGCGGAAGGTGGTGGAGGCTGAGTCCTCCCTAAAGGACAGTCCACACATTCCTGCCACAGACACCCACGGGCTGGCTCTTGTCCTTTCCTGTTCTTTTGGTTCTGTGAGCTGCCTGATATCCCTCCAAtgttgtgtttttggttttggttttgttttttttttttgatgtggagcttgaactcacaaaccatgcgatcatgacctgagccgaagtcggatgcttagccgactgagccacccaggcgccgccccctCCAACGTGTTCTTTATTGCTCAATTGTGGCCGTTTGTTGTTTGCAACCAGAGAACCCGCACGCAGCAACCACCTTCCTCCCGTGATCACCATTTCAGAGAATGGCACCCCCAAATCCTTGTCTCTCAAGCCTAACCCAGAGTAATTCCTGAAAAACTTCAGTCACGTGTCCTCCTCTAACCCATTGCTAAATCCTGCCCATTCTGCTCCCTGCTTAATATTCTGTCTCTATAAAGTTTTAGCTTCTCCCTCATCATTATTTGTCTAGTACCTAGTACAGTGCTCGGTGCAGAGTAGGTACTCAGTGAATGCTTGCTGAATGACTGAATTGTGCCGCTGTCCATAACCCcagacacaaaagcaaagatgTAGGAGTGTGTGTTTTTAGGCTGGCAGGAAGTCGAAgtgagtttttaatgttttcacagAAGTAAATGATAGGACGTGAATCCTGGATTTCGGACTCTAAATTCAATGCTGTTTCcattatattattgtattttgtcgggagttccatttcttcttccatcctgctgagatgccttttttttttttttaagtttatttacttatttttgagagagaaaaagagcatgcaagccagtggaggagaggcagagacggggacagagaatcctaagcaggctccgcagagcccaacgtggggctcaaattaatgaactatgagatcacgacctgagccgaagtcggaagcccgaccaactgagccacccaggcgcccttcagaTGCTTATTTACGCCAAGGACCACATTGTAAACACTAGACACAGCTCTAAAATGCAACCCCTTCCCAAGGGCATTTGCTTATTAACTGAAAGTGAGAGAGGGCATGCAGTAAAGCGTCTGGATTGAGGAAAGGAACCTGTGcacccacccccctaccccccaccccgcagCATTCTGACCGAGCTGGGGGTCAAGGATGGGACTGACGCTTTCTGAACGAGCGGTACATGCAATACGACCTAAGCGGAGAACAGTGCGCTGGGCTGGAACAACTTTGTGTTAAAATAAGGATCCACACACGGTTCgaataatacttttatttattgtctgcAAATCTGTTCTTCTGGCTCGAGGTCTTGCCAATGAGTGGTGAGTCAAAGATTTGTCCGCTGTTCTCTGAGTACGTGTGGTTATGGGTCTCTGTGCGGACGTGTCTGTGTCTATAGATGCTTTTGCTAATTTATGGTCATTTTCCGCCTACTTTAATTAACATACAAAGTCTTCTTATTCTGACAATGCTAAAGCCTGAGTTCAATTCTCCCCGAGTCTAATGGTTTCTTCTCCcaagcctgcctccctccctcccctaagtCTGCTCCTCAGCCCCCATTAATGCTAGATCTTTAGAGACCATCAGCATTTCACACGGGTGGAGAACCTAAAAATGAATGCTAGATCTTAAGTCCCTCTGACCTGTATACCCTTGAGCTGAGGAGCTTCTTGGGGAGGTgtgtgctggggcgggggggtgcttAGCAGTCCCTCTTCAGAGTTAGTCATTTTGCACTGTAGATACCTGGAGAACAAACAAACATGATTGGGTTAGATGCCGACCTGCCCTCTCACCAACCACTcccggggaggagggggtggaggagctCAGTTTGCTTCTAGCAAATTGTACTTCTTGTAAGGCACTGGGCTGTACCCAGGGAGGCGATGTAAAAATGGTTGCTGGGATTACTGTAAAGACTGGGTGCAGATACTGTTCATCGCATCATCTGCCATCTCTTTACGAGGACTCACAGGGGAAACTTCTTTTCGTCTTAGTAACAAGAGCGGTTGCTCTCTTGAGGAGTGGGCAGCACGAACTAAATGAGCTGGTcatgttttcctcttctccttggaTGTTAGAACGTGTTGCAACCACCTTTGTGGTCCACCCCCggtacttttattttatagaatgcttttttgtctttccctAGTTCATGGCTCCATTTTATGTCATGGTTACTAATATACTTCTGAGTATGCTGTGCGTGTGTACGTATTTACCTTTTTGTGTGCCTTTTGTATATATCTCAACTCGTTTTTGAAATAAGTTCCCATACAACTAAACACATATTTAGGAGAT
This window contains:
- the SMAGP gene encoding small cell adhesion glycoprotein, with translation QSDEEKQPFLPGEQRRPGGQREPAEGGFSPLFLSHPVGRPPHPHSRPASAASSAPRSAASSRSVSLGGPRRISAVPAPRRVQKDARSGAGPFPRQPVRLGRSALSPLAAMTSLLTTPSPGEEPMTTPILQATEALSPKAEASTALIAVVITVVFLTLLSVVILIFFYLYKNKGSYITYEPAEGEPSAILQMESDSAKGREKEEYFI